Proteins encoded in a region of the Elaeis guineensis isolate ETL-2024a chromosome 7, EG11, whole genome shotgun sequence genome:
- the LOC105049292 gene encoding LOW QUALITY PROTEIN: large ribosomal subunit protein P3 (The sequence of the model RefSeq protein was modified relative to this genomic sequence to represent the inferred CDS: deleted 2 bases in 1 codon), protein MGVFTFVCRSSGDEWSAKQLSGDLEASAFSTYDLQRKLVQAALATDSSGGVNSSFSMFTPSSAVFQVIIGGGGGGAFIGGAAAGGAAAGSAAGGAAPEAPPAEEKKEEKEESDEDMGFSLFD, encoded by the exons ATGGGGGTGTTCACGTTCGTGTGCAGGAGCTCCGGCGACGAGTGGAGCGCGAAGCAGCTCTCCGGCGACCTCGAGGCGTCGGCGTTCTCGACCTACGATCTTCAGCGGAAGCTGGTCCAGGCCGCGCTCGCCACCGACTCCTCCGGCGGGGTCAACTCCTCCTTCTCCATG TTCACCCCCTCTTCTGCCGTCTTCCAG GTGATAATTGGTGGAGGTGGTGGTGGGGCATTCATTGGTGGTGCAGCTGCAGGTGGTGCAGCAGCAGGTTCTGCCGCTGGTGGTGCTGCTCCTGAGGCACCTCCCGCTgaggagaagaaggaagagaaagaagaaagtgaTGAGGACATGGGATTCTCCCTCTTTGATTAG
- the LOC105049293 gene encoding uncharacterized protein, which yields MDLDAEIARAQEERRKMEEVAPLTSVTFDADLYGGDNRFEGYERSIPVTEEDEDQDADGRDLARRMASYTGPKSLKEIPRGAEAEDDSGFKKPQRIIDREDDYRRRRLQRIISPERNDPFSTGEVTPDPSVRTYADVMREQALQRQKEEMLKEIAKKKEEEKNKAAAEPAPPAQKRRNRWDQSQEPDAAAKKAKTTSDWDAPDSTPGIGRWDATPTPGRVADATPSVRRNRWDETPTPGRLADADATPAAGAVTPGATPTGMTWDATPKLAGLATPTPKRQRSRWDETPASMGSATPLPGAATPAAAFTPGVTPVGGVDLATPTPGAINLRGAITPEQYNLLRWERDIEERNRPLTDEELDAMFPQEGYKILDPPASYVPIRTPARKLLATPTPLGTPLYAIPEENRGQQFDVPKEAPGGLPFMKPEDYQYFGALLNEEEEEQLSPEEQKERKIMKLLLKVKNGTPPQRKTALRQLTDKSREFGAGPLFNKILPLLMQPTLEDQERHLLVKVIDRVLYKLDELVRPFVHKILVVIEPLLIDEDYYARVEGREIISNLSKAAGLATMIAAMRPDIDNIDEYVRNTTARAFSVVASALGIPALLPFLKAVCQSKKSWQARHTGIKIVQQIAILMGCAVLPHLRSLVEIIEHGLSDENQKVRTITALSLAALAEAAAPYGIESFDSVLKPLWKGIRSHRGKVLAAFLKAIGFIIPLMDAVYASYYTKEVMIILIREFQSPDEEMKKIVIKVVKQCVSTEGVEADYIRNDILPEFFRNFWVRRMALDRRNYRQLVETTVEIANKVGVADIVGRVVEDLKDESEPYRRMVMETIEKVVANLGASDIDARLEELLIDGILYAFQEQTSDDANVMLNGFGAVVNALGQRVKPYLPQICGTIKWRLNNKSAKVRQQAADLISRIAIVMKQCHEEQLMGHLGVVLYEYLGEEYPEVLGSILGALKAIVNVIGMTKMTPPIKDLLPRLTPILKNRHEKVQENCIDLVGRIADRGAEFVPAREWMRICFELLEMLKAHKKGIRRATVNTFGYIAKAIGPQDVLATLLNNLKVQERQNRVCTTVAIAIVAETCSPFTVLPALMNEYRVPELNVQNGVLKSLSFLFEYIGEMGKDYIYAVTPLLEDALMDRDLVHRQTAASAVKHMALGVAGLGCEDALVHLLNYVWPNIFETSPHVINAVMEAIEGMRVALGAAVILNYCLQGLFHPARKVREVYWKIYNSLYIGSQDALVAAYPLVEDVENNIFSRPELMMFI from the coding sequence ATGGACTTGGACGCGGAGATCGCCCGGGCCCAGGAGGAGCGGCGGAAGATGGAGGAGGTGGCGCCACTTACCTCCGTAACCTTCGATGCCGACCTCTACGGCGGCGACAACCGCTTCGAGGGCTACGAGCGCTCCATTCCGGTCACCGAGGAGGACGAGGACCAGGACGCCGACGGCCGCGACCTCGCCCGCCGGATGGCCTCTTACACCGGCCCCAAGTCCCTCAAGGAAATACCCAGGGGCGCCGAGGCAGAGGACGACTCCGGCTTCAAGAAACCCCAGCGGATCATCGACCGGGAGGACGACTACCGGCGCCGGCGGCTCCAGAGAATCATATCGCCTGAGAGGAACGATCCTTTCTCCACCGGGGAGGTCACGCCGGATCCCTCGGTCAGGACCTATGCTGATGTGATGAGAGAACAGGCGCTCCAGAGGCAGAAGGAGGAGATGCTGAAGGAGATCGccaagaagaaggaggaggagaaaaataAGGCAGCAGCAGAGCCGGCTCCCCCGGCCCAGAAGAGGAGAAACAGGTGGGACCAGTCACAGGAACCCGACGCTGCAGCGAAGAAAGCGAAGACTACGTCGGATTGGGATGCTCCTGATTCCACTCCTGGGATCGGGCGGTGGGATGCGACTCCAACCCCTGGGAGAGTTGCCGACGCCACTCCTTCGGTGAGGAGGAACAGATGGGATGAGACGCCGACTCCTGGACGCTTGGCTGATGCTGATGCTACGCCTGCTGCTGGTGCAGTCACCCCTGGTGCAACCCCAACCGGCATGACATGGGATGCAACTCCCAAGCTCGCAGGCCTTGCCACCCCTACGCCCAAGCGCCAGAGGTCGAGGTGGGATGAGACCCCAGCGAGCATGGGCAGTGCCACACCGTTGCCTGGTGCAGCAACCCCAGCAGCTGCATTCACTCCCGGGGTTACTCCAGTTGGTGGGGTTGATCTCGCGACCCCAACCCCTGGGGCCATCAATCTCCGCGGCGCCATCACTCCAGAGCAGTATAATCTGCTGAGGTGGGAGAGGGATATTGAAGAGAGGAACCGCCCGTTGACGGATGAAGAGCTCGATGCGATGTTCCCACAAGAAGGGTACAAGATTCTCGACCCACCTGCATCTTATGTGCCAATAAGGACTCCTGCGAGGAAGTTATTGGCTACTCCAACTCCTTTGGGCACTCCTCTTTATGCGATCCCTGAAGAGAATCGTGGGCAGCAGTTTGATGTTCCAAAAGAGGCTCCTGGTGGGTTGCCTTTCATGAAGCCTGAGGATTACCAGTACTTTGGGGCTCTGTTAAATGAAGAGGAAGAGGAGCAGCTCTCTCCAGAGGAGCAGAAGGAGAGGAAGATCATGAAGCTACTGCTCAAGGTGAAGAATGGGACGCCGCCACAGAGGAAAACAGCACTGCGGCAGCTCACAGACAAGTCCCGGGAGTTTGGGGCTGGCCCTCTCTTCAACAAGATCTTGCCTTTGCTCATGCAACCAACCCTTGAAGATCAAGAGCGCCACCTTCTGGTCAAAGTTATCGACAGGGTGCTATATAAACTGGATGAGCTGGTTCGGCCTTTTGTTCACAAAATTCTCGTTGTTATAGAGCCTCTTTTGATTGATGAGGACTATTATGCTCGTGTGGAAGGGAGAGAGATTATTTCCAACCTTAGTAAAGCAGCTGGTCTTGCCACTATGATTGCTGCAATGAGGCCGGATATTGATAATATTGATGAGTATGTGAGAAATACAACGGCAAGAGCTTTCAGTGTGGTCGCTTCTGCTCTTGGTATTCCTGCTCTCTTGCCATTTCTTAAAGCTGTCTGTCAGAGTAAGAAGTCCTGGCAAGCACGGCACACAGGTATTAAGATTGTGCAGCAGATTGCAATTCTTATGGGATGTGCTGTTCTTCCGCACCTAAGGTCCCTTGTGGAAATTATAGAGCATGGTCTCAGTGATGAGAATCAGAAGGTGAGAACTATTACTGCCCTGTCTCTTGCTGCGCTTGCTGAAGCAGCTGCACCTTATGGTATAGAGAGCTTCGATTCGGTGTTGAAGCCTCTTTGGAAGGGTATTAGATCTCATCGTGGCAAGGTTCTTGCTGCTTTCTTAAAGGCAATTGGTTTCATCATTCCTCTCATGGATGCGGTATATGCAAGTTATTACACAAAGGAAGTGATGATTATACTGATCCGTGAGTTCCAGTCACCAGATGAGGAAATGAAGAAGATTGTGATAAAAGTTGTCAAGCAGTGTGTGAGTACAGAGGGTGTGGAGGCAGATTACATCCGGAATGACATTCTTCCTGAGTTCTTCAGAAACTTCTGGGTCAGGAGGATGGCTCTGGATCGCCGGAATTACAGGCAGCTTGTGGAAACAACTGTGGAGATAGCAAACAAGGTAGGAGTTGCAGATATCGTAGGAAGAGTTGTGGAGGATCTTAAAGATGAGAGTGAGCCTTACAGGCGTATGGTGATGGAGACAATTGAAAAGGTCGTTGCCAACTTGGGGGCTTCGGATATTGATGCTCGGTTGGAAGAGCTTCTTATTGACGGGATTTTGTATGCCTTCCAAGAACAGACCAGTGATGATGCAAATGTTATGCTTAATGGATTTGGTGCTGTAGTGAATGCCCTTGGGCAGAGGGTTAAACCTTATCTTCCACAGATCTGTGGTACTATAAAATGGCGTCTGAACAACAAGAGTGCGAAAGTCAGGCAGCAAGCAGCTGATCTTATATCACGGATTGCGATTGTCATGAAGCAGTGCCATGAAGAGCAACTGATGGGTCATCTTGGTGTGGTTCTGTATGAGTACCTGGGCGAGGAGTACCCTGAGGTCTTAGGATCTATTTTAGGAGCATTGAAAGCCATAGTTAATGTTATTGGTATGACTAAAATGACACCGCCTATCAAGGATCTGCTTCCCAGACTGACCCCCATCTTAAAGAACAGACATGAGAAGGTCCAGGAGAACTGTATCGACCTTGTTGGTAGGATTGCTGATCGTGGTGCCGAGTTTGTCCCTGCCAGAGAGTGGATGAGGATCTGTTTTGAGCTTCTTGAAATGTTGAAGGCACACAAGAAGGGTATTAGGAGAGCGACTGTGAACACTTTTGGATATATTGCAAAAGCTATCGGGCCACAGGATGTCTTGGCAACCCTTCTGAACAACCTGAAGGTACAAGAGCGTCAGAATCGTGTGTGTACTACCGTTGCTATTGCCATAGTTGCAGAAACTTGCTCTCCATTTACAGTTTTGCCTGCCCTTATGAATGAGTACCGTGTGCCCGAGCTGAATGTTCAGAATGGGGTTTTAAAGTCTCTCTCTTTCCTATTTGAGTATATAGGAGAAATGGGCAAGGATTACATATATGCTGTTACACCTTTGCTTGAGGATGCTTTGATGGACAGGGATCTTGTTCACAGGCAGACTGCTGCTTCAGCTGTTAAGCACATGGCTCTGGGAGTTGCCGGGTTGGGTTGTGAGGATGCACTAGTTCATTTGCTCAATTATGTGTGGCCGAACATATTTGAGACCTCTCCCCATGTTATAAATGCTGTGATGGAAGCCATTGAAGGGATGAGGGTTGCATTAGGTGCAGCTGTCATTCTGAATTACTGTCTTCAGGGTTTATTCCATCCGGCAAGGAAAGTTCGGGAAGTGTATTGGAAGATCTACAACTCCCTGTATATTGGATCCCAAGATGCACTTGTGGCTGCTTATCCACTGGTAGAAGATGTGGAGAACAATATATTTAGCAGGCCGGAGCTTATGATGTTCATTTAA